Within Micromonospora parathelypteridis, the genomic segment GATGCCGCGGCAGTGGTCGTGTACGTGCAGCCAGTCGCGGATGTTGCCGCCGTCGCCGTAGAGGGGGACGGTGCCGCCGTCGAGGAGGTTGCTGACGAACAGCGGGATGACCTTCTCGGGGAACTGGTAGGGGCCGTAGTTGTTGGAGCAGCGGGTGACGACGACGTCCATGCCGTGGGTGCGGTGGTAGGCCAGGGCGAGCAGGTCGGAGCCGGCCTTCGACGCCGAGTAGGGGGAGTTCGGGGCGAGGGGCCAGGTTTCGGTCCAGGAGCCGTCGTCGATGGAGCCGTAGACCTCGTCGGTGGAGACGTGCACGAAGCGGCCGGTGCGGTGGCGTAGCGCGGCGTCGAGCAGGGTCTGGGTGCCCAGGACGTTGGTGGTGACGAACGGGGCGGCGCCGGCGATGGACCGGTCGACGTGGGATTCGGCGGCGAAGTGCACGATCACGTCGTGGTCGGCGACGACCTCGTCGACGATGGTCGGGTCGCAGATGTCGCCCTGGACGAACCGTAGCCGCGGGTCGTCGCGGACGGGGTCGAGGTTGGCCAGGTTGCCCGAGTAGGTCAGTTTGTCGAGCACGGTCACGACCGCCGGCTCGAGCGGCGGCACGCCGTCGGCACTGCCGAGGGGCTTGCCCAGCAGCAGGCGAACGTACTCCGACCCGATGAATCCGGCTCCGCCGGTGACGAGGATCCTCACGGGTCGGGAAGTGTACGCGAAGTTGGGCGCGCTGCGGGGGGTGTGACCCCCCGGCGCATCCGGCTTTTGTGCCGCTAGGCTTCCCCGGTGCGTGGAATCCTACTTGCTGGCGGCACCGGCTCCCGGCTCTGGCCGATCACCCGGGCGGTCTCGAAGCAGCTGATGCCGGTCTTCGACAAGCCGATGGTCTACTACCCGCTCTCCACCCTGGTGATGTCCGGGGTGCGGGAGATCCTGGTGATCACGACTCCGGACGACCAGGACCAGTTCCGTCGGCTGCTCGGCGACGGCAGCCAGTTCGGGCTGCGCCTGGAGTACGTCAGCCAGGAGCGCCCGGAGGGCATCGCGCAGGCGTTCATCCTCGGTGCGGACTTCATCGGCGCCGAGTCGGTGGCGCTGATCCTCGGCGACAACATCTTCCACGGCGTGGGTCTGGGCCGGCAGCTCGCCGAGCACGGTGACCCGGTCGGCGGTCGGGTCTTCGCCTACCAGGTGTCCAACCCGCAGGAGTACGGCGTGGTCGACTTCGACGACGCCGGTCGGGTGCTCTCGATCGAGGAGAAGCCGGCCCGGCCGAAGTCCCGCTACGCGGTGCCCGGCCTGTACTTCTACGACAACCGGGTGGTGGACATCGCCCGCAAGCTCACCCCGAGCGCCCGTGGCGAGCTGGAGATCACGGCGGTCAACGAGGTGTACCGGGAGACCGGGGAGCTGTCGGTGACCGTGCTGGATCGGGGCACCGCCTGGCTGGACACCGGCACGTTCACCTCGATGATGCAGGCGGCCGAGTTCGTCCGGGTGGTCGAGGAACGGCAGGGTCTCAAGATCGGCTGTGTCGAGGAGGTGGCCTGGCGGGCCGGCCTCATCGACGACGACCAGCTGCGCGCGCTGGCCGCGCCGCTGACCAAGAGCGGTTACGGCGATTACCTGCTCGGTCTGCTGGCCGAGCCGAAGGGCAGTCACGGGGTGGCGTGGTGAAGATCCGGGAGTTGAGCATCGAGGGCGCCTGGGAGATCACCCCCCAGCAGCACGGCGACCCGCGCGGCATGTTCATGGAGTGGTACCGCTTCGACAAGCTCGCCGAGGTGGTGGGGCATCCGCTGCGCCTGGCCCAGGCCAACCTGTCGGTCTCCGCGCGCGGCGTGGTGCGCGGCATCCACTTCGCCGACGTTCCGCCCGGGCAGGCCAAGTACGTCACCTGTGTGCGCGGCGCGGTCCTCGACGTGATCGTGGACCTGCGGGTGGGTTCGCCCACCTTCGGCCGCTGGGAGGGCGTCCGGCTGGACGACACCGACCGGCGGGCGGTCTACCTCAGCGAGGGGCTGGGGCACGGTTTCTGCGCGCTGACCGACGACGCGACGCTGAGCTACCTCTGCTCGGCCAGCTACAACCCGACCGGCGAGCACGCGGTGCACCCGCTGGACGAGGAGCTGGGCGTCGAGTGGCCCGCCGACGTTCCGCTGCTGTCCGCGCGGGACGACGCGGCACCGACGCTGGCGCAGGCTCGCGAGCGGGGCCTGCTGCCGGAGTACGACAACTGCCGGCGGTTCGTGGCGACCCTTGGGCCGGACGGAATGTCGCACTCAACCGGTATGTGACCGCCCCCGGGGCACGACCTGTGGTGTGACAGTGACGAACCGGGCCTCCGGGCGGCTAATGTCTCACCATGGAGCGGCGAATCTTCGGCCTCGAGACCGAGTACGGCGTCACCTGCACCTATCGCGGGCAGCGGCGGCTGTCCCCGGACGAGGTCGCGCGGTATCTGTTCCGTCGCGTGGTGTCCTGGGGTCGGTCGAGCAACGTCTTCCTGCGCAATGGGGCCCGGCTCTACCTGGACGTCGGGTCGCATCCGGAGTACGCCACACCGGAGTGCGACTCGGTGACCGATCTCGTCGCCCACGACCGGGCCGGCGAGCGGATCCTGGAGGGCCTGCTCGTCGACGCGGAGAAGCGACTGCACGACGAGGGCATCGCGGGTGAGATCTACCTGTTCAAGAACAACACCGACTCGGCGGGAAACTCGTACGGTTGCCACGAGAACTACCTGGTCTCCCGGCACGGCGAGTTCGGTCGGCTCGCCGACGTGCTCATCCCGTTCCTGGTCACCCGGCAGTTGATCTGTGGGGCCGGCAAGGTCCTGCAGACCCCGCGCGGCGCGGTCTACTGCCTGTCGCAGCGTGCCGAGCACATCTGGGAGGGCGTCTCCTCGGCGACCACCCGCAGCCGCCCGATCATCAACACCCGCGACGAGCCGCACGCCGACGCGGAGCGCTACCGACGGCTGCACGTGATCGTCGGTGACTCCAACATGAACGAGGTCACCACGCTGCTCAAGGTCGGCACCGCCGACATCGTGCTGCGGATGATCGAGGCCGGGGTGGTGATGCGCGACCTGTCCCTGGAGAACCCGATCCGGGCGATCCGGGAGGTGTCGCACGACATCACCGGCCGGCGCAAGGTGCGGTTGGCCTCCGGCAAGGAGGTCAGTGCCCTGGACATCCAGCAGGAGTACCTGGCCAAGGCCACCGAGTTCGTCGAGCGCCGCGGCGGCGACCAGGCCGCCAAGCGGGTCGTCGAGCTGTGGGGTCGGGTGTTGAACGCGGTCGAGACCGGGGACCTGGAGCCGGTCTCCCGGGAGATCGACTGGGTCAGCAAGCTGCGGCTGATCGAGCGCTACCAGCGCAAGCACGACCTGCCGCTGTCGCACCCCCGGGTGGCGCAGATGGACCTGGCCTACCACGACGTGCGTCGCGGCCGTGGCCTCTACGGGCTGCTGGAGCGTCGCGGCGAGGTCGACCGGGTGGCCACCGACCCGGAGATCTTCGAGGCCAAGGAGACTCCGCCGCAGACCACCCGGGCCCGGCTGCGCGGCGAGTTCATCCGGCACGCCCAGGAGAAGAGGCGGGACTTCACCGTCGACTGGGTGCACCTGAAGCTCAACGACCAGGCGCAGCGCACCGTGCTCTGCAAGGACCCGTTCCGGGCGTACGACGAGCGGGTGGAGC encodes:
- the rfbB gene encoding dTDP-glucose 4,6-dehydratase, which codes for MRILVTGGAGFIGSEYVRLLLGKPLGSADGVPPLEPAVVTVLDKLTYSGNLANLDPVRDDPRLRFVQGDICDPTIVDEVVADHDVIVHFAAESHVDRSIAGAAPFVTTNVLGTQTLLDAALRHRTGRFVHVSTDEVYGSIDDGSWTETWPLAPNSPYSASKAGSDLLALAYHRTHGMDVVVTRCSNNYGPYQFPEKVIPLFVSNLLDGGTVPLYGDGGNIRDWLHVHDHCRGIALVQQKGRPGEVYNIGGGTELTNKELTGLLLDACGAGWDRVVPVTDRKGHDRRYSLDITKIHEELGYTPSITLDQGLADTVAWYRDNRTWWEPLKTTPAA
- the rfbA gene encoding glucose-1-phosphate thymidylyltransferase RfbA, producing the protein MRGILLAGGTGSRLWPITRAVSKQLMPVFDKPMVYYPLSTLVMSGVREILVITTPDDQDQFRRLLGDGSQFGLRLEYVSQERPEGIAQAFILGADFIGAESVALILGDNIFHGVGLGRQLAEHGDPVGGRVFAYQVSNPQEYGVVDFDDAGRVLSIEEKPARPKSRYAVPGLYFYDNRVVDIARKLTPSARGELEITAVNEVYRETGELSVTVLDRGTAWLDTGTFTSMMQAAEFVRVVEERQGLKIGCVEEVAWRAGLIDDDQLRALAAPLTKSGYGDYLLGLLAEPKGSHGVAW
- the rfbC gene encoding dTDP-4-dehydrorhamnose 3,5-epimerase, which encodes MKIRELSIEGAWEITPQQHGDPRGMFMEWYRFDKLAEVVGHPLRLAQANLSVSARGVVRGIHFADVPPGQAKYVTCVRGAVLDVIVDLRVGSPTFGRWEGVRLDDTDRRAVYLSEGLGHGFCALTDDATLSYLCSASYNPTGEHAVHPLDEELGVEWPADVPLLSARDDAAPTLAQARERGLLPEYDNCRRFVATLGPDGMSHSTGM
- the pafA gene encoding Pup--protein ligase; this translates as MERRIFGLETEYGVTCTYRGQRRLSPDEVARYLFRRVVSWGRSSNVFLRNGARLYLDVGSHPEYATPECDSVTDLVAHDRAGERILEGLLVDAEKRLHDEGIAGEIYLFKNNTDSAGNSYGCHENYLVSRHGEFGRLADVLIPFLVTRQLICGAGKVLQTPRGAVYCLSQRAEHIWEGVSSATTRSRPIINTRDEPHADAERYRRLHVIVGDSNMNEVTTLLKVGTADIVLRMIEAGVVMRDLSLENPIRAIREVSHDITGRRKVRLASGKEVSALDIQQEYLAKATEFVERRGGDQAAKRVVELWGRVLNAVETGDLEPVSREIDWVSKLRLIERYQRKHDLPLSHPRVAQMDLAYHDVRRGRGLYGLLERRGEVDRVATDPEIFEAKETPPQTTRARLRGEFIRHAQEKRRDFTVDWVHLKLNDQAQRTVLCKDPFRAYDERVERLIASM